One window of Medicago truncatula cultivar Jemalong A17 chromosome 2, MtrunA17r5.0-ANR, whole genome shotgun sequence genomic DNA carries:
- the LOC25487915 gene encoding small G protein signaling modulator 1 isoform X1, protein MYCNGEDNSKQWSCGKAGTVNLRKVSSFVRDIREPCLSHSPVKQVNRMLKPDIWQALSDSEGKVSGFRKALKLVVLGGVDPSIRPEVWEFLLGCYALSSTAEYRKRLRAARRELYRDLVKQCQAMHSSVGTGSLAYIVGSKVMDMRTSSKDERKIEAKLERSTSNDNNVEVEQCHGRSIICAEVANTDHHERSDDWADQLNLVSSRASTDSAASDFSGHQNCSSPKIGREPDGSHNRIDSNFDFPPLPVTNLFEKSGEDKNSGTEHGNKLSTQRKLSFEDDRMHSFHINNNIDLVIESNGQPPTTSHPVNSEIETASPDEDEPEFPSDNPVYETPMVNQLKISDVPQPAMTSASMSQGWAASEDRVSEWLWTLHRIVVDVVRTDNHLEFYEDRRNLARMSDILAVYAWVDPATGYCQGMSDLLSPFVVIFEDNADAFWCFEMLLRRMRENFKMEGPTRVMKQLRALWHILELSDKELFAHLSKIGAESLHFAFRMLLVLFRRELSFNEALSMWEMMWAADFDESWAYELEENCLEALDLHLPRDSSNYIKEAVADSDDDSIKSDSQSNHNENDNTKASPQPHHVNTDHPVCDVKLKLQTSNTFCGLARNIWSRNGRVQTRTISSLARKGNDELATFCVAAILVLNRQKIIRETNSFDDMIKIFNDNMLEINVKRCIRTAIKLRKKYFNKVTKKKNRVAE, encoded by the exons ATGTATTGTAACGGGGAAGATAATAGCAAGCAATGGAGTTGTGGAAAAGCTGGTACTGTGAATTTGCGAAAAGTGAGCTCGTTCGTTCGCGATATTCGAGAGCCTTGCCTTTCTCACTCTCCTGTAAAG CAGGTAAACAGAATGCTTAAGCCGGACATATGGCAAGCCTTGTCTGATAGTGAAGGAAAGGTGTCTGGTTTCCGGAAGGCACTGAAATTGGTTGTGTTAGGG GGTGTAGATCCATCGATTAGACCCGAAGTTTGGGAGTTCTTACTAGGATGTTATGCACTGAGCAGCACTGCTGAGTATCGAAAAAGGCTGAGAGCAGCTAGAAG GGAGCTTTATAGGGACCTGGTTAAGCAATGTCAAGCAATGCATTCAAGTGTGGGGACTGGTTCATTGGCATATATTGTTGGCTCCAAAGTTATGGATATGAGGACCTCCTCTAAGGATGAACGCAAAATTGAAGCTAAACTAGAAAGGTCAACATCTAATGATAATAATGTTGAAGTAGAACAATGTCATGGTAGGAGCATTATTTGTGCAGAGGTAGCAAACACAGACCATCATGAAAGGTCTGATGATTGGGCTGACCAACTTAACCTAGTTAGTTCGAGAGCAAGTACAGATAGTGCAGCTTCTGATTTTTCTGGTCATCAAAACTGCAGTTCCCCAAAGATAGGGAGAGAACCAGATGGATCACATAATAGGATAGACAGTAATTTTGATTTTCCTCCTTTACCTGTCACCAATCTGTTTGAAAAGAGCGGTGAAGACAAAAACTCAGGCACAGAGCATGGCAATAAACTTTCTACACAGCGTAAACTAAGCTTTGAAGATGACAGAATGCATAGCTtccatatcaacaacaacatagacTTAGTTATTGAATCAAATGGCCAACCTCCTACTACCTCCCATCCTGTAAACTCTGAAATTGAAACCGCTTCACCTGATGAGGATGAACCAGAATTTCCATCTGACAATCCAGTTTATGAAACACCTATggtaaatcaactaaaaatatcaGATGTACCACAGCCAGCAATGACAAGTGCCTCGATGTCTCAAGGATGGGCTGCCAGTGAAGATAGAGTATCAGAATGGCTTTGGACTTTGCACAGGATAG TTGTTGATGTCGTGAGGACAGATAATCATCTTGAATTCTATGAGGACAGGAGAAATTTAGCTAGAATGTCAGATATCCTTGCTGTCTATGCATGGGTTGATCCCGCAACGGGGTATTGCCAAG GTATGAGTGATTTGCTGTCTCCCTTTGTTGTAATCTTTGAGGATAACGCAGATGCATTTTGGTGTTTTGAGATGCTTTTGAGGAGAATG AGAGAGAATTTTAAAATGGAAGGCCCAACTAGGGTGATGAAGCAGCTGCGAGCATTATGGCATATTCTCGAGCTGTCAGACAAAGAACTTTTTGCCCACCTGTCAAAAATCGGAGCTGAAAGCCTTCATTTTGCATTTCGTATGTTGCTAGTTCTCTTTCGGAGAGAGTTATCTTTTAATGAGGCTCTTTCAATGTGGGAG ATGATGTGGGCAGCTGACTTTGATGAATCCTGGGCATATGAGTTAGAGGAGAATTGTCTGGAAGCATTGGATTTACATCTTCCCAGAGACTCAAGCAATTATATTAAAGAAGCCGTTGCTGATTCTGATGATGATAGTATCAAGAGTGATTCACAGTCAAATCATAATGAAAATGACAACACAAAAGCCAGCCCGCAGCCACATCATGTGAACACTGATCACCCTGTATGTGATGTCAAATTGAAGTTGCAAACATCCAATACCTTTTGTGGCTTGGCAAGGAATATCTGGTCAAGAAATGGTCGAGTTCAAACGAGAACTATTTCCTCCTTGGCAAGGAAAGGAAATGATGAGTTAGCCACATTCTGTGTTGCAGCTATTCTTGTTTTAAACCGCCAGAAGATCATTCGAGAAACCAACTCGTTCGATGATATGATAAAG ATTTTCAATGACAATATGTTGGAGATCAATGTAAAAAGATGCATAAGAACAGCAATCAAACTCCGaaagaaatattttaacaaG
- the LOC25487915 gene encoding small G protein signaling modulator 1 isoform X2, whose translation MYCNGEDNSKQWSCGKAGTVNLRKVSSFVRDIREPCLSHSPVKVNRMLKPDIWQALSDSEGKVSGFRKALKLVVLGGVDPSIRPEVWEFLLGCYALSSTAEYRKRLRAARRELYRDLVKQCQAMHSSVGTGSLAYIVGSKVMDMRTSSKDERKIEAKLERSTSNDNNVEVEQCHGRSIICAEVANTDHHERSDDWADQLNLVSSRASTDSAASDFSGHQNCSSPKIGREPDGSHNRIDSNFDFPPLPVTNLFEKSGEDKNSGTEHGNKLSTQRKLSFEDDRMHSFHINNNIDLVIESNGQPPTTSHPVNSEIETASPDEDEPEFPSDNPVYETPMVNQLKISDVPQPAMTSASMSQGWAASEDRVSEWLWTLHRIVVDVVRTDNHLEFYEDRRNLARMSDILAVYAWVDPATGYCQGMSDLLSPFVVIFEDNADAFWCFEMLLRRMRENFKMEGPTRVMKQLRALWHILELSDKELFAHLSKIGAESLHFAFRMLLVLFRRELSFNEALSMWEMMWAADFDESWAYELEENCLEALDLHLPRDSSNYIKEAVADSDDDSIKSDSQSNHNENDNTKASPQPHHVNTDHPVCDVKLKLQTSNTFCGLARNIWSRNGRVQTRTISSLARKGNDELATFCVAAILVLNRQKIIRETNSFDDMIKIFNDNMLEINVKRCIRTAIKLRKKYFNKVTKKKNRVAE comes from the exons ATGTATTGTAACGGGGAAGATAATAGCAAGCAATGGAGTTGTGGAAAAGCTGGTACTGTGAATTTGCGAAAAGTGAGCTCGTTCGTTCGCGATATTCGAGAGCCTTGCCTTTCTCACTCTCCTGTAAAG GTAAACAGAATGCTTAAGCCGGACATATGGCAAGCCTTGTCTGATAGTGAAGGAAAGGTGTCTGGTTTCCGGAAGGCACTGAAATTGGTTGTGTTAGGG GGTGTAGATCCATCGATTAGACCCGAAGTTTGGGAGTTCTTACTAGGATGTTATGCACTGAGCAGCACTGCTGAGTATCGAAAAAGGCTGAGAGCAGCTAGAAG GGAGCTTTATAGGGACCTGGTTAAGCAATGTCAAGCAATGCATTCAAGTGTGGGGACTGGTTCATTGGCATATATTGTTGGCTCCAAAGTTATGGATATGAGGACCTCCTCTAAGGATGAACGCAAAATTGAAGCTAAACTAGAAAGGTCAACATCTAATGATAATAATGTTGAAGTAGAACAATGTCATGGTAGGAGCATTATTTGTGCAGAGGTAGCAAACACAGACCATCATGAAAGGTCTGATGATTGGGCTGACCAACTTAACCTAGTTAGTTCGAGAGCAAGTACAGATAGTGCAGCTTCTGATTTTTCTGGTCATCAAAACTGCAGTTCCCCAAAGATAGGGAGAGAACCAGATGGATCACATAATAGGATAGACAGTAATTTTGATTTTCCTCCTTTACCTGTCACCAATCTGTTTGAAAAGAGCGGTGAAGACAAAAACTCAGGCACAGAGCATGGCAATAAACTTTCTACACAGCGTAAACTAAGCTTTGAAGATGACAGAATGCATAGCTtccatatcaacaacaacatagacTTAGTTATTGAATCAAATGGCCAACCTCCTACTACCTCCCATCCTGTAAACTCTGAAATTGAAACCGCTTCACCTGATGAGGATGAACCAGAATTTCCATCTGACAATCCAGTTTATGAAACACCTATggtaaatcaactaaaaatatcaGATGTACCACAGCCAGCAATGACAAGTGCCTCGATGTCTCAAGGATGGGCTGCCAGTGAAGATAGAGTATCAGAATGGCTTTGGACTTTGCACAGGATAG TTGTTGATGTCGTGAGGACAGATAATCATCTTGAATTCTATGAGGACAGGAGAAATTTAGCTAGAATGTCAGATATCCTTGCTGTCTATGCATGGGTTGATCCCGCAACGGGGTATTGCCAAG GTATGAGTGATTTGCTGTCTCCCTTTGTTGTAATCTTTGAGGATAACGCAGATGCATTTTGGTGTTTTGAGATGCTTTTGAGGAGAATG AGAGAGAATTTTAAAATGGAAGGCCCAACTAGGGTGATGAAGCAGCTGCGAGCATTATGGCATATTCTCGAGCTGTCAGACAAAGAACTTTTTGCCCACCTGTCAAAAATCGGAGCTGAAAGCCTTCATTTTGCATTTCGTATGTTGCTAGTTCTCTTTCGGAGAGAGTTATCTTTTAATGAGGCTCTTTCAATGTGGGAG ATGATGTGGGCAGCTGACTTTGATGAATCCTGGGCATATGAGTTAGAGGAGAATTGTCTGGAAGCATTGGATTTACATCTTCCCAGAGACTCAAGCAATTATATTAAAGAAGCCGTTGCTGATTCTGATGATGATAGTATCAAGAGTGATTCACAGTCAAATCATAATGAAAATGACAACACAAAAGCCAGCCCGCAGCCACATCATGTGAACACTGATCACCCTGTATGTGATGTCAAATTGAAGTTGCAAACATCCAATACCTTTTGTGGCTTGGCAAGGAATATCTGGTCAAGAAATGGTCGAGTTCAAACGAGAACTATTTCCTCCTTGGCAAGGAAAGGAAATGATGAGTTAGCCACATTCTGTGTTGCAGCTATTCTTGTTTTAAACCGCCAGAAGATCATTCGAGAAACCAACTCGTTCGATGATATGATAAAG ATTTTCAATGACAATATGTTGGAGATCAATGTAAAAAGATGCATAAGAACAGCAATCAAACTCCGaaagaaatattttaacaaG